A segment of the Malaclemys terrapin pileata isolate rMalTer1 chromosome 1, rMalTer1.hap1, whole genome shotgun sequence genome:
CTGGTACCTTTAGAACTCCTTAAATCAACTGGAAGATGGCAGAAGCAGTATTGATTGATCTGTTCAGTCTACAAATGAACTCACAAAATAATGGCATTCAGAAGTTATTATGTAGCACACTAGAAAGGATTGAAAAAGGCTTCTCTGCCAGTGCTCCATTTGTTTACATAATGTGCTACCAAACTCCAAGAAGCAAAAGGAGCAGTGAACAAGATTCGGTACTTAAAGTAATCAGCAGTTTTCAGACTCTAAAGAAAGGAATTGAGGTTGTGTGCAAGCCAAGTACAGCTGCTGCCTTGTACACCATTAAACAAAAACTAGATGAAAAGGATTTAAGCATCATTAAAATCATTTTACCAGTACAAAGGAAAGCCTTAATGGAAGTGTTTATAGACCACCTATTCACTGCTGTTTACCAGTTTCAGTTTGAGGATTTTGGGATGGATTGTGAAGGAAACAACCTCCAACAAATAGCTGAACCTCAGAGCAACATACAAACACTTCCTGCCCATGAGATGGAACTCATCAGGAGTGAGATTCAGACATACTTGGAAAGTCTGCCAGATCTGAAAGGGAAGCTTACCATTCTAAAATCTTCCTTGATCCCAGGTAAACTGGAAAACagattttgtggattttttttaaccctatttcATTCAGTTTTCAGTTTACAGATTCTTCTACTTCAGGGGTTAGCAACATGAGGCCCCAGGGGTGAATTTTTCACCCCCAAAATATTTCTCTGCTGCTGTGATATCCCTATAGCCAGCCAGGGGAGAAGTCCCCAGTACAGACATCAGATAAGATAGCCATAGATTGTCCTATGCAGCCCGCCCTTGTAAGTCCAGGCACAGAGGGTATAGAAGGGGCCTAAAGGGGTAGGCCTTTAGCACTCTGGGCATTCTGAGTGGCACTCCTGAATAACTTAGATCAGTCCCAATGGATGCCTAAATCACAGTCCAAAATTGGGAAGCAGTCCAAAATTGGGAAGGAGCAAATGTGGCTTAAAGAATGGCACAACATAGGGTAAGATTCTATGTGTTCGGTGTTAGTGCTGACGCAGAAAACAGAGACACCGTGTCAGCTGATGGGGTCAGTAGCAATCATTCTTATGGGGAAGAAGCAAAAAGCAAACACCACTGAGTGGAGCCATAGAGCACAATGCTCCCCTTAATCTAACAGCTCTCCATCTCAGCACTTGTGAGATCTAAGCAGCCAAATGAGGGCTGTGTCATGCGTTGAAGTTCTGGGTAGGAAGGGGTGGGCAAGGGGTTCCCTGTTTCCTGCTCTGCCAGCACTCACACCTTACATTTAATTAAATCTTTGGATATTGTGTTTTCCTGCACTATTGGAGGGGGGCATCTCACGGTTTAGATAAAAACAAGCTACTTACTTTATATTCCGGCTACTTGGAATGACACTCCCCAAATCAAAGAACTGAATTGTTGGAAGATCTCTATCTGGCTATATCTTGTATCTGTTCGGATGTTCAGATAACAAGTATGGACTGCTGAAACTATCTTCAAAAACACACCCACTACGTGCCTTAGCCAGTCAGAAAATCAGTTATACCTTACAGTAGTGGTTCAAAGACTTGCTAcctcatttttctttaagtacaTTATTCCCAGCTCGAGAAGAGGGATTTTTCAATTTGAGTTTTCCTGGAATTCTTCCTTCAGGGGCAGGAGATTATAGCACAGCATCCCTTGTGGCAGAGGAGGTAGAGGATGTGGTTGCAGAGAATGCACAGGGAATTCTTTATTCAGGGTGCCTGGTCTCTCACTGTCAGTCAggtgtacgcacacacacactttgtaatTCTCCTTAGCTATCTAGGTCACAGATACACGCATGGTCTTCACCTAAAACTTAGGCCGACCTAGCTATATCACTCACGGGTGCAAAAAATTCACTCCTGTGGGGGAAGTAAgtaagccaacctaagccctgATATTGGcactgctaggttgatggaagaattcttctgttgatctagctagcacctcttgagggggtggattaactacaacGATGGAAAAACTCCTAGTGTCACCATAGCACATCTGCAGCACCATAGATGTGTCACTGTGgcgtctgtagtgtagacacacccacagTCCAGTGGCATAGATAGGAGTGGAAATTTGGGTGGGCCCCAATTTTCAGGTGGACGGGCAATGACAGACAGTGCTAGCTCAGCTTCTTCCCGAACGCTACACCCTCTTCCTAGTCCTGGTGTCCCCAGACATAGGACTTCACCTGGCAAGCTGGGCACGTGCATGGAGCGGCTCAGAAAATGGCCAGGCAGAGCTACCAGAGCATAGCTTTCTGAAGGGCGGGCACATAGCTCCGACCTGGATTTCAGGTGCCCGAGTGATGCTCTGGGTTGCTGTGGCAGCACTATACCCCTGCTCAGATTTGGGTGGACCTGGATGCTAAGTGTGTGGGCCGTGGCCATGCCCCTGCCATAGCCTCTGCTGCAGATTGTCACCACATATGTGCATCTAAATCCTGGATTGGGTGAAGCAATCATGGAATGGATTTTTATTGCAGCACAAGGAATGGGTCTTCCTGCACATATCCACCTAGCAGAAGACTGGTTCTCCCTAAACCTGCAGTTCTTTAGAGATCTCCAGTGGAGGGAAGCGCTATTTGCCCAAAAATCCCttgccactgccctgctgctcAGCTTCCCCACCATGGCTTCTGTGGTTCCTGGACAGTATTTCACCTGTTGGAGCTGTGTGCCAGGAGCCCCTCCACTGCAGGTGCTCCTAGAAGGAGGAGTTGCTAGAGACTTGGACACCAGTAATTTGCTTGGGTTTACCCTGGAAGTTGGAAGAGGGTAATATTAGATCTAGCAGAGAGCCTGCTGACTCACATCCCGTGACCTGGAGCTCTGTGGAGTCCAGGGGTAATGTGGTCACAGGGAACGTGCCCCTGTCCTGGCTCTTACTCACTCCACACTTTACCCTGGCAAGAGTCACAGTTTTTCTCACTTGCCTGCCAGAAGGAGAAGGGAGCATGGGatccttgtttttaaatgtcatcATTAAATAAGCATCAGCCATCCAACAATCTGACTGGCTGATACCAATTCCACTTGGCAGAATCTGGTATAATTTTCAGGTTTCCCATTTGTTTCAAACAAATTCTCTCTCTTCACCAGGTCACATCTTCCTACACGGGTTCACCACAAGGACAGGTGGGATCTCTTATATACCAACGCTCAGCTCCTTCAACCTCTTCAGCAGTGCTAAGCGGAGAGATCCAAAGGCTGTAGTTAAAGAAAACCTACGCAGGTTAGCTAATGCTGCAGGTTTTGACCCGGAGACATTTCACCGTGTGAAGGTATGTTATCAGATAGCAGTGCACGCCTATATTAACTAATCAGAGCTTGCTTTGTGTAGCAttgaatgttttggtttttttaactgtGCATTAGTCTTCTCTTCCTAGCAAGAGGTTATAAGTTGTAGGACAACTTTTTAAGACCGTTATTGTGGCAATTTAACATGATGAAACTGTCATCATAGCTGTCAACATGCTTGGTACTATATAGAGAGGAAGATTCAGTCCCTCTCCCAAGAAGTTTGTTCTAATGGATCATACAGTTAGTTCAGTGACATAATACCATATATGACCAGATAAAGATCCAAAATCAAAGTGGTGCAGATATCTTTTTACTTAAAAAATTCATTTCTTTCTCAGACGGATGGGGTTGCACACCAGAGGTGTGTTTTAAGAAGGGATCCGAAGGCAAAGACAGTGGTTGTTTGTTGAACAAGAAGAGGGATGGAGTACTAAACATAAGTGTTGGCCTGAAGAGTGTGAGAACAAGAGAGCTGGAGAAAGGGCATTCAGCAAAGtatgaattcatttttttttcactgcCTCATAACTGTGCTTCATCTGTCTTTGTACTGACAGGTCAATCATGCCAGTGATGTTTGGATTATGGGAAAGCCCCAGCCTGACAGCTATGATGGAATAGTAACGAATCAGAAAGGTGTTACAATAGCCGCTCTCGGCGCTGACTGCATACCTGTGCTTTTTGCTGATCCTGTCAAAAAAGCATGTGGAGCTGCTCATTCTGGTAAGGGCATTTAGTATTCATTTCACATAATCAAAGTAATATAATACTAGGAGAGTACTGGGAATGGATCCCTTGAATAGTAAACGGGATTAATAATCAAGTAGTAAGGTTGGGTTTAGTGAGAGCCAGTGAGTGAAGGATTCCGGGATGAATCCCTTAACTCTTCCTTTCCAGGCTTCCTAATATAGTTCTTTTTCAAAGATGTAGAACTCTTCTGAAGAGCGTGTAATAGTTAGCTGGATTCCAGTCAAACACACTTGCAACTTTACCTGTTTCTAACAAGGTTTGTGTTTGTGAATTGCCCAGTTTTTGGTGTGAGCATCAAACATTTCAATCAGATTGTGCCAGAGGTCCGTGGATCTAACAGCTCTTAGGAGGCCCATCAGCGTGGAGCTTCCCTCTGCAGGCTTTATACATACAGGAAGGATGTATATGTGTAGGGAGctacaccgtgtgtgtgtgtgtgtgtgtatgtgtgtgtgtgtgttatgcgTGGGGGAAGTGAGTGGTGATGGGAACGAAGCGAGGATAAAAGGGAAGCTTTTATCCACGTTGACAATTTTAAGAGGTTGAAGTTTTTATATCTCGAAATGTTAAGTGTTCAAAGTTTAATGTGGATAAGAGTTTGTGCATGCTCTGTCCCTTTCTATGTTCCCCTTTCAGTTACCTGCTCCCCCCTTACCGGACCCCCCAAGCTGCTTCATCCTGTCCATTCTCTGCCAGTCTCCTGTGCCCTCTCCATGCACCCCCTCCATCTGCTTCACCCTCCCATTCCAAGACCAGGTAGCATATCACCCAATCCCCTCTCTCCAATCCGCATACCTTGTATTCTACCATGTCCCTGACCAGTCACATATTctctcccccatctccatccttCTGGCGCTCCCCAAATCCATGCCTGAAGTCAGTAGCAGGTCAAATTATTttgataaaaatttaaaaataggtTTAAACCTTGCTCTGTATACCCCTAAATACCATTCTGTGGCCCAGACTGCAGCCAAGGGTCACAGaaaaggaggggagaaaaagaaacaaaatacctTTGCCTCTACATTAAGGCACACTCAGTTCTGTGCAAAGCCTGTCTTGAGCTCTGTGTAAGGTACAGGGAGTCAGAGCTAGGTTTTCTTCCTTGTAGTCCAAACAATCCTGGCATGCAGCACAGTTTACACTTGCTTCAGCCAAGTAGCACAgataaggagatttttttttcccatataaaatgttttttcccttctctttaaataatatttttccacaGTGCTGTCATGTGAGATTGTAAAGAAACCTTTACAGTATTTAACCCATGAGATATTGCAGCAcagagtgaacagtgaggtgtAATTTAATGGTGTAAAATCAGGGCTGGCAGCAAGGCATTCCTGAGTTCTAAGCCCACTTGTAATATTGACTTCCTCTGCCCTTGGGCAATTAAAGGTTCCTTTcttcttcagtttccccatctctaaaatggtaATACGGCTACTTCATAAGAATGCTCTGAGGACTGTTAATGTTTGCTAAAAGCTAATTATTCCTCCATGTATTTGGCTTGTAgatccttaataataataataataataattaataataattaattttctttaaccattcaatttaaaaataaacttgcaggattttttccccttatgTTTTTTCCTAGGATGGCAAGGAACTTTGTTAGGAGTTGCTATGGCTACAGTAAATGCTATGATAACAGAATATGGCTGTAATGTTAAGGATATACTTGTGGTGCTGGGCCCATCTGTTGGACCGTGCTGTTTTACACTTCCTCAGGAATCAGCAAAGGAATTTTACAATCTTGATCCAAAATGTGTCAGACAGTTTGAATCTCCAACTCCCTATGTTGATATTAGAAGGGCAACACGGTAAGTCTGATGTGTGTTTTTCTATGCTATAGTTTGTTGTGCTAAGCAGCCTAGGGATGAGGACAAAAGAGTGAATCAGAAGAAATttaggttctagtcccagttaGTCACTGATATGGAGTGTGATCCTGCTGGGTAGGAGTTGAGGACCCTCAGAATTTCATGGGAGCATTGCAGTATCAAGCCTTAATGAATGAACCTAGGGACGATATTTGCTCACCTTGTGTACCGCTCAATCCCACTTGAAAAACTGGGTGGGATGGACACAAAAAATATCCCCACTGCCTCCAAGAACactgttgagatgagttcctgtctgcatcctgtaaaacttgcccataccggtattgccctggcctcttcttttgtcattcagtgttgcacacattctaaaacaatatgcatttcctcaccttttgggggcgaagccagactttgaggcacctgctcccctccttggtgtaaactttgcttgtgccaatcagaaatgaacacaaacaggttttgggccccgtcccctatgacacttctatgatgtcatagttggtactttatgggcctgctgccatgtgcaggcagggagaggagaaaaaaaaatgaatcctgTGTACACTCataaccgagcctgatcacctcgaagcctctctctcagctcatgtgtttcaaacagagtttctacgtttgccggtcgttatgcattggtttgtatttgtaagtatcagttattactaaatgctgcatctttgtttataaatattgttagtagatattttagtcattgtgtgttttaagtttcattaactctattagctaatcaaacgctgctcccttaccccttgtaattatccccaataaaactttaaattgattcattttagttgtttgtgtgtgtgtctgcagtttgcatcgtgacccatactctccttgcatcccttaccaatatagtctattgccacgtgcagcctggtaaataacaggcctggattttctttcgcccctgcgtgcccgtggcaatccacatGGCGTCACGAACAGGATGCAAGAGAGTTGGGCCATGCCCGTGGCACGCTGCAGACCGCGCAGATGATGAAACTGAACAGTTCCAACATTTGCAGTTTCACCTTTTTACTAGCCAAAATTCGACTGATCCAAAAATAGAATGGATCTGTTCCCTTGGCTCAGGTAAAACTCTAAAAGGCTATACTGTACCATTAACCCTGGCAGATACGGGATGCCTCCTTCGGTGCCACCCGAGCTTTAGGTGTCAGCCAGCCGATTGTTCCCTACAGCCTCAGTGTACAGAGACTGTGAAGAACCTCGGTGCTCCAGATCCCTCTCAGCTTTGGAGAGAGTGTAGCCGCATTGTTAGAAAATCCGGAGGCACcgtttccaaattgattcccccacCTCGGGTAATACCTGCTGATCCAACACACAGATTATTATGCCAGATGATAAAAGAATTAGATTTaattaagaaaaccaaaaaattgcGACCCGATGAATATAAATCTGAGGATGTTTCCACCGTCCTGTTTAGCATGATATGTAAGGCCCTCGATCTGTGCTCTGTCCTCCACGGGGGCACAATGTTTGCAGCTAAACaggcagccccaggctctcctaaagatgatgatgaggagaaGACAGAAAAGGTAGAGCCCATcactacctccccctccccaagtcccTCTCAGAAAATTTTGCCACCCCCATATGAAGCTCCTAAAACTCCTGTGTATCCAGCTCTGCCAACAGCCCCAGAATTTACTGAATCTGAAACTGTAGCAGAAGCTTTGCCTATTGCGATAACTAAAACTAAAATAGATGCACAAACAGGCAACACCACGCAGGTTACTGAACTGCGAACACGTACTAAGGCCGAACTTAAAGAGTTTTTAAAGGAAACTCAACGAAAAGCTGATAAGGCACCAATGGTTTGGGTCGGGCGGCTAGCCTTAGAACACGGAGCAGAATTGGTGGACCGTGAGGACGCTGGCATCTTAGCCAAAACGGCCAATTGGGCACGAGGCTTCCCAGGTCATGCTTTATTAAATAATCGCATTTGGCCATGACACCATATACTGAACTTTGCTTTCCTGGATAACAACATTACAAGCAAAGTTTTGTTATGCTTTGCATGTGTTGCCAAAGTATTGAGTTTCCTCTAATAGCAAGTCAGGACAGAACCAACTCTTCTAATTTCAAATGTTGCTATATTTCAGCTATTTTATGCCTTAAGAGTAGCTTCTTTGTTCTATATACGTGTTCAAGCTTAAGTATGTGTCCTAAAGACTGAGCAAACCCACTTACTTTAATCTAAAGAAAAAATGGTATTAACACAGTTTGTCTTGCACTATTGCAATAGCAGTAACACACTGCCTTGAGGAACGTGCCATTTGATAAAATGttccatcttttctttttcttcctttctttaagAATTCTTCTAGAGACTGGAGGGATTCTGCCTCAGAACATACAGGATGATTCTGTCACTGACCACAACCAAAGTCTCACTTTCTGCACAGCATGCCACCCTGATACATTTTACTCTCACGTTCGCGATGGCACTAACTTTGGCACACAGATTGGCTTCATATCGATCAGAGACTGAGGTAGCATCTCTTATCCTTGGGTAGTAACAGGGCAATAACTGTTAGCATTGCCTGACATCTTACTCTCCTGATAGTAGGCCTCTCCTCTTTCCTTCACCTGATAAGTTCTGAGGAAGAAGTGGACTCATCATAGGGATTTGTACCTGTGGGGATGCCTTGTTCCCCTGTGGGAGGCGAGACCAGCAGCCGGATGAAAGAGCCAGAGACAAGGTTGCATGGGGAAGTTCTCATGGAAAGTGGAGATCTGTGGGAACTAGAATATCTGTGCACAACACCCCCAAACCTTTCTGAATTATACCAGCAACATGGCTCCATTGTCTGACTTCCATTTTCTACCTCCCCTATTCCCAGACCTCTGTAGTGTGGGAAAGCCCTGAAGAGAGTTACTGCTTCTCTCAGAGCAGCAGTAACATTCAGTGCAAGCTGCAACATCGATTGTGCTGCCCTGAAAGCAGAGcatgctgtgcagagctgctATTTCCTCGACTCCTCTCCGTCCCGGGTCATGTTCCTACCAACTTCATGAAGCTGGGCTTCTGCACTGAAGCCCCCGGTATCTACACAATGGGGAGATATTTTCAAATCCTTCTTTCCTCTCTATGTGCCCACTCCTCCACACTTTCTGCTCACACTGATTTCCCAATGCACTAAGCAGCCAAGAACTTCGTTCTACTTAGTAATCGGACAGCTGGCAGGCACCAAGAAGTCAGTAAAAAGGAGTGCAAGCTCTAGCTGTGGGCATGCCATTTTAAGAGACACAGAATCAGAGGAGAGGGACATATTGGAGAGGGGatgtttcttttctattttgtATATTTCTTGGCTCTCAGCTTCCCCCGCTTGTATGCTGGGTGGTCTGAAATGTTTAAGCTCATTATGAAAGTTGCAAAGGGATCATTTGAAATACATAACCAAAGTTTCATGATTTcgtttctgtttattttttcccagTGGATTTTAATTTAAGCTGACTAATGTTCCTAAGCTATCTTCACTGGACACCAAGTCCTTTCTTAGTGAACAAGGTCTGAACAATCAGTGAAATTGCAAATTTATACAATTCAAAGTAAGCTTGATGGCTCCTCTCAGCATCTTGGTCTCACTATATCTCATACAGTTTGACCAGCAGGAATCCCGAGCTTCCATACATTCATCTAAAATCTCCGTTAACTTTCTTTCCCCAGTTAGGCCTTTACAGTTCAAGCGAGGTTCAAAGCTGGAGAAGGTCAAGTGAGAACTCCTCTTGTGCATAGGCGGCGGGCTATATTCTTTTGTGGTGCCCAAGCTCCagcaatatttggagctgggtctctcccccagccctgcctggagtgggccccggcccccgcggctctccccccctgccccaccgtATCGCTGCCTGGAGCGGGTCCcggcctcccccctccccccgcgggtCTCTCCCTACCGCCCCGCGTCCCTGCCCAAAAGAAAGCAGCATGCACCTCTCCCATGCCTGCTTGTGCTGCCGGAGTAGCACATTCCTAGGCGGAGCCCTGTTcctggcagcaactgctgtctgctgccccagggtcctagtgccccacaaccactaatggcaaggcaggctgcccttaccctgcccttctgccctagccctgagcctctccaatgccccaaacccctcatccccctacACCCTAATCctttgctccagccctgagccccctcctgcatcatgaacccctcatcctcagccccatagccctcacccctgcaccccctcctatccccaaactccctcccagagcatgcaccccctccctcttcccacaaaccgcctcctgccctcaaactctatcccaaagcctgcacccccgccctttgcaccgcctccaccccaaactccatcccagagcctgcacccctcaccccctcctgcacacccaccctctgccccagcccagagcctgcacccagcacccaaactccatcccagagccttcaccctgcacccctcctgcaccctaatccccagcctaggacctgcaccccagacttcttccccccacccaacccccctcccagagccttaggcagttGGGGGGGGCGGAGTTTCTggtgggcggagttggggggggcgggttctgggcaccaccaaagtttctacaaacctgccacccatgctcTTGTGATATGGCAGTGTGACCTGGCGTGGATGGGTCTCTATTATATTAAATCACCAACTGCTTTCGGCAGCAGTCCCTGAGGTAGATAAAATCTGCAACCATAGCTCTAGTAAACATAGAGCATAGTTCTGTTGTTCGGGTGGGATGTGGCTAGGTAGACCACAATAAAGCTCAGAAACTTTCTTATTCTCCCACACTGCTTGGTCTTAGTAGTCAATGTTTCTTACCAGCTTGAGATTACTCTAGACACTATCTTCTCTGCTTGATCTAAACTCAAGAACCTAGTTACATCAGAAGGAAACCTGTTTTAACCCCATTATCTGTTCTGCTAGTAAAATCTAACTATGCACCCTTCTTAtgctcagggctggtgcaaccactaggtgaactaggtggttgcctagggcaccaagtggttgggggcgcccagGGCTGTCCTaggcataggcagctgggtagggcaCCTGAACATTTGGGGCATCACTGAGTCTTAGTGTCCACCCGCCTgatttcctatccctgttctgacccttcttGCAGCCAGGCTCTGAGTCTTCCTGGGAGGGGGATCTagtatttaaaagagaaaaagcctccagcctgccagacctattagcacaacactgaaactgttaaagagccattcaaggggtaatgaagtcatttaacaggcatttgcccacccccaggtatatactgttagtttctgaggccttggctacactggcaattcacagcgctgcacttgctgcgctcaggggtgtgaaaaaacacccccccccccgagcgcagcgctgtaaagcaccagtgtaatcagcacctgcagcgctgcatgctCACTCGCAGctctgcaagctattcccctcggagaggtggagtacttgcagcgcagcgctggcggcgcaactacactcgcgcttcacagcgctgccgcggcagccctgtgaatccgcgagtgtagccaaggcctgaatgtactgacaaaaacggttgtgcattactgtaatatttactcatgACACGTCAggctacaggaccttagtttaaaatttgctttaaaaatatttcattagtgagttggttaAGCTTACAAAataacatctctaaaaaatccttgcacaatcatctttagccttaaatgcttggatcttcagacatatgtttttttaaataaattcttcaaaagaccacccttatctaaaatacatattttaattactatagtaaaaaaaaaaaaaaaaaccttacttcctaagtcttcctgtcctttctgtccatccatatCTCCCTTCCCAACCTCCCCCAATTGAAGAGAGCCCTTGGCTTAAAGGGacaacagccctttgcttccagacagctggacaaagagtttccctttctttacctctgactatctgatgaactaattttaagagaaccctccagcaaaatcagtaccgtagcaagatataaaatcctttgttatgcctaaaatctttggaaacatattttgtaaatatttggtgaaatttcataaacctGTATtattatggagatcacacacagtaaattagtgttccctgtttctaaaagcaatgaacattgttatgaatgcactaaacctctgtgactgattaatttaaaataatgtctgtttcagtgagttaaatatgtagtaatctggaatgattactaggcttaagagtacatttaaaatataaaatcagcttagaaatactgattaagaaaatgtaaaacagagaagagctgcatcatgtatttcataatatttaatgttgtattcagcaagacagctaaCTCACCcttacaaagtttttgcaaataaatgtctgacaaacttcagggcatatcaaaaaacctgtgactgacattttttattcccaagtttagtgcttttaattaggtaccttctgcatgtccgttctgcgtgagggagagggtaccggggtctctgtggggaactgtgactctctgccACCACGAGGCGGGCCGGGCATCTTGTTATTCTTTCTGCTTTGTCCGTCCGCCCCTGCTGGGCTGCAAGGTCAGGCTGCCGACGGGCaaaggggcaccagtttaataatactgcatagggccccataaatcctaaggacagtcctgggggcgccaaaaagcggttcCCTgactcggcagggaggagctgccttccggaggcaccggagagccagaggcTCCCGCTTGCGGTGGGGgcgagccccagtcatggaggagccggcgcagTGCAGGGGGGCAGGAACCCTGCAAAGGCTGCTgcagatgcatgcgggcagagGCCTCCGTGTGCCTGCCAGCTCCTCCCTCACcacgctcgggctctgcggctcccggacATGTGAGCTGCCGTCGGGGCAGCGGCAGCTCACGCTctcgggagccgcagagcccgagcatggtgaggggggagcagggtggcACACGGGAACctctgcccgcatgcatctgctgcaggagcccccaggagGAGCAGCGCCGGGGCGCAGCCTGGACAGAACATGCAGGGGGTGCAGCTTCTCCCCACTAGCGACACCgctgccgcctttgcagggctgctgcccccctgtgccGCGCTgactcctccatggctggggctcgccccCACCGCAAGCgggaccctctggctctccggcgcctccagaaggcggctcctccctgccaagctgctgcagcggcccaggcccggcaaagccagtgagtggacttggggcgggggccaccggggtggggtggggagggtttaCGGGGGGAGGGAGCTGTGCACCCttcaggggagttcagggggtggggagcagcccctgggcacggctggcccctggggtctataaaggctcgttgggatttgcccaTCAAtgaactgatgggggggggggggggggcgcaaggtggaagttttgcctagggtgcaaaatatccttgcactggccctgcttgtgCTCCTACTGAAAATGTGCCTCTGGACATTCTGGTTTCACAATAGACATTATTGATCATCATATACGAATGAAAAGAGTCTCCCAGTACTGTAGGCATTTATCTGCCAGGTCCATTACTAGGAGGACTGCAGAGTTCTTTGGCTTAAGTCTTGGGGGAAGTGtct
Coding sequences within it:
- the LACC1 gene encoding purine nucleoside phosphorylase LACC1, coding for MAEAVLIDLFSLQMNSQNNGIQKLLCSTLERIEKGFSASAPFVYIMCYQTPRSKRSSEQDSVLKVISSFQTLKKGIEVVCKPSTAAALYTIKQKLDEKDLSIIKIILPVQRKALMEVFIDHLFTAVYQFQFEDFGMDCEGNNLQQIAEPQSNIQTLPAHEMELIRSEIQTYLESLPDLKGKLTILKSSLIPGHIFLHGFTTRTGGISYIPTLSSFNLFSSAKRRDPKAVVKENLRRLANAAGFDPETFHRVKVNHASDVWIMGKPQPDSYDGIVTNQKGVTIAALGADCIPVLFADPVKKACGAAHSGWQGTLLGVAMATVNAMITEYGCNVKDILVVLGPSVGPCCFTLPQESAKEFYNLDPKCVRQFESPTPYVDIRRATRILLETGGILPQNIQDDSVTDHNQSLTFCTACHPDTFYSHVRDGTNFGTQIGFISIRD